The following coding sequences are from one Anolis sagrei isolate rAnoSag1 chromosome 6, rAnoSag1.mat, whole genome shotgun sequence window:
- the EIF1 gene encoding eukaryotic translation initiation factor 1, with amino-acid sequence MSAIQNLHSFDPFADASKGDDLLPAGTEDYIHIRIQQRNGRKTLTTVQGIADDYDKKKLVKAFKKKFACNGTVIEHPEYGEVIQLQGDQRKNICQFLIEIGLAKDDQLKVHGF; translated from the exons ATGTCCGCTATCCAGAACCTCCACTCCTTCG ACCCCTTTGCTGATGCAAGTAAGGGTGATGACTTACTTCCTGCTGGGACTGAGGACTACATCCATATAAGGATCCAGCAGAGAAACGGCAGAAAAACCCTCACCACAGTCCAAGGCATTGCTGATGATTATGATAAAAAGAAACTGGTGAAAGCCTTCAAGAAG AAATTTGCCTGCAATGGCACTGTGATTGAGCATCCAGAGTATGGAGAGGTGATTCAACTTCAGGGGGACCAGCGGAAGAACATATGCCAGTTCCTCATTGAG ATTGGATTGGCTAAAGACGACCAACTGAAAGTCCATGGGTTTTAA